The proteins below are encoded in one region of Streptomyces cyanogenus:
- a CDS encoding histidine phosphatase family protein, whose protein sequence is MGDLLLVRHGETEWSRSGQHTSRTDLALTDHGEEQAKSLAPLLTGRAYALALASPLGRALRTAELAGITGVVPDPDLHEWDYGGYEGLTTAEIHRSRPGWDLWTDGVPPGPEGHPGESPARVGARADRVLERVSPALAEGDVVLVAHAHFLRVLTARRLGLPPAEGRLFQLATGTVSRLSTEHGRPVIAEWNVRP, encoded by the coding sequence GTGGGGGACCTCCTGCTGGTCCGGCACGGTGAGACCGAGTGGAGCCGGTCGGGACAGCACACCAGCCGGACCGACCTGGCTCTCACGGACCACGGCGAGGAACAGGCCAAGTCCCTCGCCCCGCTCCTCACCGGCCGGGCCTACGCCCTGGCGCTGGCCAGCCCGCTCGGCCGAGCGCTGCGCACCGCCGAACTGGCCGGCATCACCGGGGTCGTCCCCGACCCCGACCTGCACGAGTGGGACTACGGCGGCTACGAGGGCCTCACCACCGCCGAGATCCACCGCAGCCGGCCCGGCTGGGACCTGTGGACCGACGGCGTGCCGCCCGGCCCCGAGGGGCACCCCGGCGAGTCGCCGGCCCGGGTCGGCGCCCGCGCCGACCGGGTCCTGGAGCGTGTGTCCCCGGCCCTGGCCGAGGGGGACGTGGTCCTGGTGGCGCACGCGCACTTCCTGCGCGTTCTCACCGCCCGCCGCCTGGGCCTGCCGCCCGCCGAGGGCCGGCTGTTCCAGCTGGCCACCGGCACGGTCAGCCGGCTGTCGACGGAACACGGCCGCCCGGTGATCGCCGAGTGGAACGTCCGTCCGTAG
- the gnd gene encoding phosphogluconate dehydrogenase (NAD(+)-dependent, decarboxylating) produces the protein MQLGLIGLGKMGGNMRERIRRAGHTVIGYDRNPEVSDVKSLAELVEKLDAPRHVWVMVPAGTATQTVVDELGDLLSPGDTVIDGGNSRWTDDEKHAAALGIKGIGFVDAGVSGGVWGLENGYALMVGGDKQHVEPLQPIFDALKPEGPYGYVHAGRVGAGHFSKMVHNGIEYAMMQAYAEGWELLEKVHSVENVREVFRSWQEGTVIRSWLLDLAVNALDEDEHLDKLRGYAEDSGEGRWTVEAAIDNAVPLPAITASLFARFASRQDDSPQMKMVAALRNQFGGHAVEKKD, from the coding sequence ATGCAGCTCGGTCTCATCGGTCTCGGCAAGATGGGCGGCAACATGCGCGAGCGGATCCGCCGCGCCGGCCACACCGTCATCGGCTACGACCGCAACCCGGAGGTCTCGGACGTCAAGAGCCTGGCCGAACTGGTCGAGAAGCTCGACGCGCCCCGCCATGTGTGGGTGATGGTCCCGGCCGGCACCGCCACCCAGACCGTCGTCGACGAACTCGGCGACCTGCTCTCCCCCGGTGACACGGTCATCGACGGCGGAAACTCCCGCTGGACGGACGACGAGAAGCACGCCGCCGCCCTGGGCATCAAGGGCATCGGCTTCGTCGACGCCGGTGTCTCCGGCGGTGTGTGGGGCCTGGAGAACGGCTACGCGCTGATGGTCGGCGGCGACAAGCAGCACGTGGAACCGCTGCAGCCGATCTTCGACGCGCTCAAGCCGGAGGGCCCGTACGGCTACGTCCACGCCGGGCGGGTCGGTGCCGGGCACTTCTCCAAGATGGTCCACAACGGCATCGAGTACGCCATGATGCAGGCGTACGCCGAGGGCTGGGAGCTGCTGGAGAAGGTCCACTCGGTGGAGAACGTCCGCGAGGTGTTCCGTTCCTGGCAGGAGGGCACGGTCATCCGCTCCTGGCTGCTGGACCTCGCCGTCAACGCCCTGGACGAGGACGAGCACCTGGACAAGCTGCGCGGCTACGCGGAGGACTCCGGCGAGGGCCGCTGGACCGTGGAGGCCGCCATCGACAACGCCGTACCGCTCCCGGCGATCACGGCGTCCCTGTTCGCCCGGTTCGCCTCCCGCCAGGACGACTCCCCGCAGATGAAGATGGTCGCCGCGCTGCGCAACCAGTTCGGCGGCCACGCGGTCGAGAAGAAGGACTGA